In the genome of Triticum urartu cultivar G1812 chromosome 5, Tu2.1, whole genome shotgun sequence, one region contains:
- the LOC125555810 gene encoding meiotic recombination protein DMC1 homolog B — MAPSKQYDEGGQLQLMEADRVEEEEECFESIDKLISQGINSGDVKKLQDAGIYTCNGLMMHTKKSLTGIKGLSEAKVDKICEAAEKLLSQGFMTGSDLLIKRKSVVRITTGSQALDELLGGGIETLCITEAFGEFRSGKTQLAHTLCVSTQLPLHMHGGNGKVAYIDTEGTFRPERIVPIAERFGMDANAVLDNIIYARAYTYEHQYNLLLGLAAKMAEEPFRLLIVDSVIALFRVDFSGRGELAERQQKLAQMLSRLTKIAEEFNVAVYITNQVIADPGGGMFITDPKKPAGGHVLAHAATIRLMLRKSKGEQRVCKIFDAPNLPEGEAVFQITTGGLMDVKD, encoded by the exons ATGGCGCCGTCCAAGCAGTACGACGAGGGCGGGCAGCTCCAGCTCATGGAGGCCGACCgggtcgaggaggaggaggagtgcttCGAGTCCATCGACAAGT TGATCTCGCAGGGAATAAACTCAGGAGACGTGAAGAAGCTGCAGGATGCGGGGATCTACACTTGCAATGGGCTGATGATGCACACCAAGAAG AGCCTTACAGGGATTAAGGGCTTGTCTGAAGCAAAGGTTGATAAGATCTGCGAGGCTGCTGAAAAACTTCTG AGTCAGGGTTTCATGACAGGAAGTGATCTCCTTATTAAG CGAAAGTCTGTTGTCCGGATTACCACTGGGAGCCAAGCGCTTGATGAGCTGCTTGGAG GAGGGATTGAAACACTCTGTATCACAGAGGCATTTGGAGAGTTCCG GTCAGGGAAGACCCAGTTGGCTCATACTCTTTGTGTCTCCACTCAG CTTCCACTCCACATGCATGGTGGGAACGGGAAGGTTGCCTACATTGACACTGAGGGAACATT CCGGCCTGAACGCATTGTGCCAATTGCTGAGAGATTTGGGATGGATGCCAATGCTGTTCTTGACAAT ATCATATACGCTCGCGCATACACCTATGAGCACCAGTACAACTTACTCCTGGGCCTTGCTGCCAAGATGGCCGAAGAGCCTTTCAGGCTTCTG ATCGTGGATTCTGTGATTGCGCTATTCCGTGTTGATTTCAGTGGTAGGGGTGAACTTGCAGAGCGTCAG CAAAAACTGGCACAAATGCTGTCCCGCCTTACAAAGATTGCTGAGGAGTTCAATGTTGCAGTGTACATCACCAACCAAG TGATTGCGGACCCAGGTGGTGGTATGTTCATCACTGACCCCAAAAAGCCGGCAGGAGGCCACGTGCTGGCGCATGCAGCCACCATCCGGTTGATGCTGAGGAAAAGCAAAGGCGAGCAGCGTGTCTGCAAGATCTTTGACGCCCCTAACCTTCCCGAGGGAGAAGCT GTTTTCCAGATTACAACAGGCGGATTGATGGATGTGAAAGACTGA